The following coding sequences lie in one Peribacillus frigoritolerans genomic window:
- the trpC gene encoding indole-3-glycerol phosphate synthase TrpC, protein MENILTKIIEQKKVEVAKLKERGLGDSVMANIVRPSLVDNLKTAKSMAVIAEIKRASPSKGDIKINVNPIEQALSYESGGAAAISVLTDEVFFKGSIADLKNVSEAIRIPRLCKDFIIDEIQIDRAHQAGATIILLIVAALSKERLHELYQYAKKKGLEVLTEVHDEAELKQALELNAELIGINNRNLKTFKVDLAVTERLAKLLDPTRHIIISESGIKTKEDVMRVKEAGAKAILVGETLMTASNLPHTMAELQMSI, encoded by the coding sequence ATGGAAAATATTTTAACGAAAATCATCGAGCAGAAAAAGGTGGAAGTCGCAAAATTAAAAGAAAGGGGCTTAGGTGATTCGGTCATGGCAAACATAGTCAGACCATCTTTGGTGGATAATTTGAAAACGGCGAAGTCGATGGCTGTTATCGCGGAAATAAAACGGGCTTCCCCTTCAAAAGGGGACATTAAAATCAATGTTAATCCGATCGAGCAGGCCCTTTCATATGAAAGCGGCGGAGCGGCAGCGATATCCGTATTGACGGATGAGGTTTTCTTTAAAGGATCAATTGCAGATTTGAAAAACGTAAGCGAGGCTATACGGATTCCCAGGCTGTGCAAAGATTTCATCATCGATGAAATCCAAATCGATCGTGCCCATCAAGCTGGTGCAACTATCATTCTATTGATTGTGGCAGCACTTTCTAAAGAACGACTTCATGAATTATATCAATATGCAAAAAAGAAAGGGCTTGAAGTATTGACGGAAGTCCATGATGAAGCAGAACTAAAACAGGCTCTCGAGCTGAATGCAGAGCTTATAGGGATTAACAATCGGAATTTAAAGACCTTCAAAGTGGATTTGGCTGTAACGGAACGACTGGCGAAATTACTTGATCCAACACGCCATATCATTATCAGTGAAAGTGGGATCAAGACAAAAGAAGACGTGATGCGTGTGAAGGAAGCTGGTGCAAAAGCGATTTTAGTCGGGGAGACACTGATGACTGCATCAAATCTTCCACACACGATGGCCGAACTGCAAATGAGTATATAA
- a CDS encoding anthranilate synthase component II, with protein sequence MILLIDNYDSFTYNLYQYLGEVEKEILVKRNDEITLAEIEELNPMAIVISPGPGRPEDAGISMEIIRNFYEKVPLLGICLGHQAIGAVFGANVVGAKQIMHGKTSVIEHDGTGVFAKQDLQFPVMRYHSLVVERASLPEELTVTAVALDDGEIMALKHQEFPLYGLQFHPESIGTKIGKELLHQFYEIAGTFQSEKQQSIL encoded by the coding sequence ATGATTTTATTAATTGATAACTATGACTCGTTCACTTACAACCTTTATCAATATTTAGGGGAAGTGGAAAAAGAAATCCTAGTAAAAAGGAATGACGAAATCACCCTTGCGGAAATTGAGGAACTGAATCCAATGGCAATCGTCATTTCCCCGGGACCCGGCAGGCCGGAAGATGCTGGTATCAGTATGGAGATCATCCGTAATTTTTATGAGAAGGTTCCGCTTTTAGGCATTTGTCTGGGGCATCAGGCCATTGGTGCAGTTTTTGGTGCGAATGTGGTTGGAGCGAAACAAATCATGCATGGGAAAACATCGGTAATCGAACATGATGGAACAGGTGTATTTGCCAAACAGGACTTGCAATTCCCGGTAATGCGTTACCATTCCCTTGTAGTTGAAAGGGCGAGTTTGCCAGAAGAACTGACTGTGACGGCAGTAGCACTGGATGATGGGGAAATCATGGCCCTGAAACATCAGGAATTCCCGCTCTACGGTTTACAGTTCCACCCTGAATCAATAGGGACGAAAATCGGCAAGGAATTATTACATCAATTTTATGAGATTGCCGGAACCTTTCAATCAGAGAAGCAACAATCCATTTTATAA
- a CDS encoding NAD(P)H-dependent flavin oxidoreductase produces MKWKTRVTDLLGIQYPIVQGGLAHLAYADLAAAVSNAGGLGQVTAMSLDNPEQLVDEIRKTKSLTDKPFGVNFAIGQHGRPYEHMLEAALKEDIAAVSVTGGNPGPFLDYVNGTQVKKLVLVAARRQAMKAEQLGADAVMVVGQEGGGHLGRDDIGTSVLIPQVVDSVKIPVIASGGFGDGRGLMAAMALGAEGIEMGTRFIAVKECVHAHELYKNTLVSGTENDTVIIKRSIGAPARVIANSWTDKILDIEKENGGYEELKDYISGKANQRYIHDGIEAEGFAWAGQVMGLIHDVPSTAELFSRIIDQAEAIRSKWAD; encoded by the coding sequence TTGAAGTGGAAAACGCGTGTGACCGATTTGTTAGGCATTCAATACCCAATCGTACAAGGGGGATTGGCCCATTTAGCATATGCAGACCTGGCTGCGGCAGTTTCGAATGCAGGGGGGCTTGGGCAGGTAACGGCCATGTCCTTGGACAACCCGGAGCAACTGGTAGATGAAATTAGAAAAACGAAATCATTGACGGATAAACCGTTTGGTGTGAACTTTGCAATCGGTCAGCATGGAAGGCCTTATGAACACATGCTGGAAGCAGCCTTGAAAGAGGATATTGCAGCTGTTTCCGTAACCGGCGGCAACCCTGGCCCATTCCTTGATTACGTCAATGGCACCCAGGTGAAAAAACTTGTGCTTGTTGCTGCAAGAAGGCAGGCAATGAAGGCTGAACAGCTTGGGGCAGATGCAGTGATGGTGGTTGGTCAGGAGGGAGGAGGACATTTAGGCCGTGATGATATTGGAACTTCTGTGTTAATTCCTCAAGTTGTGGACTCCGTTAAAATTCCAGTCATCGCCTCGGGTGGATTTGGCGATGGACGCGGTTTGATGGCAGCAATGGCACTTGGTGCCGAAGGAATCGAGATGGGGACAAGATTCATAGCAGTCAAGGAGTGTGTTCATGCACATGAATTATATAAAAATACCTTGGTTTCCGGCACGGAAAATGATACCGTTATCATCAAGCGGTCCATTGGTGCACCAGCAAGGGTAATTGCTAACAGCTGGACCGATAAGATCCTTGATATAGAAAAAGAAAACGGCGGATATGAAGAATTGAAGGATTACATAAGTGGTAAAGCGAACCAGCGTTATATCCATGACGGTATTGAAGCTGAAGGCTTTGCCTGGGCTGGACAAGTGATGGGGCTGATTCATGATGTACCATCGACTGCTGAACTATTCAGTCGGATTATCGACCAGGCGGAAGCAATTCGTTCAAAATGGGCAGACTGA
- a CDS encoding UPF0223 family protein yields the protein MDYQYPMDLDWSTDEIVDVIKFFEAVEKAYENKIQKEEFMKAYRRFKEIVPGKADEKKYTDEFESVSTYSAYLVIKKAKGIDDGEWIKMKN from the coding sequence ATGGATTATCAATATCCAATGGATCTTGATTGGTCTACTGACGAAATCGTAGATGTGATTAAATTCTTTGAAGCGGTAGAAAAGGCTTATGAAAATAAAATACAAAAGGAAGAATTCATGAAGGCTTACCGAAGATTCAAGGAAATAGTCCCTGGTAAGGCGGATGAAAAAAAGTATACGGATGAGTTCGAGTCAGTAAGCACCTATTCTGCCTATCTTGTTATAAAGAAGGCAAAAGGAATCGATGACGGAGAATGGATAAAAATGAAAAATTAA
- a CDS encoding phosphoribosylanthranilate isomerase, with protein sequence MLVKICGIKTLAAAQTAVESGADFIGFIFAESSRKVEPEIVGEFGANLAGHVKKVGVFANQTEQEVIKSAEIAGLDYIQLHGNESASFARRMPLPVIKAFAVHTEKDLENLHEYPADYLLVDLPKSSSGKGLTLDWEMIRKAELPLGKVILAGGLTPENVGKAIVAVSPFAVDVASGVETNGLKDAAKIKAFINEAKYTAGKEE encoded by the coding sequence ATGTTAGTGAAAATCTGTGGGATAAAGACATTGGCAGCCGCTCAGACTGCTGTTGAATCAGGGGCAGACTTCATTGGTTTCATCTTTGCCGAGAGCAGCAGGAAGGTTGAGCCGGAGATAGTGGGAGAATTCGGAGCAAATCTAGCTGGACATGTTAAAAAAGTCGGAGTGTTTGCCAATCAAACTGAACAAGAAGTGATAAAAAGTGCTGAAATTGCAGGATTGGATTATATTCAGCTTCATGGTAACGAGTCTGCCAGCTTCGCCCGCAGAATGCCCTTACCGGTGATCAAGGCCTTTGCGGTCCATACAGAGAAAGACCTTGAAAACCTTCATGAATACCCAGCAGATTATCTATTAGTTGATCTTCCTAAGAGTTCATCTGGAAAGGGATTGACATTGGATTGGGAAATGATCCGAAAAGCGGAACTGCCACTGGGGAAGGTGATTCTAGCGGGTGGGCTGACTCCGGAAAATGTCGGAAAAGCGATTGTTGCCGTTTCACCGTTCGCAGTTGACGTAGCCAGTGGTGTTGAAACAAACGGATTAAAAGATGCTGCAAAAATAAAAGCATTTATTAATGAGGCAAAATATACAGCCGGAAAAGAGGAATGA
- the trpE gene encoding anthranilate synthase component I produces MNNLDEKKILRFKMDTIEGDIHTPIAIFQKLDGDQKFLLESSNSHHDNGRYSYLGSKPYLEVTSLADQVYVKDTETGDQIVKNINIIEFLKNELLVEIGEAPMHLPPFNGGAIGYMGYDIIRLYENIGTVPPDSLQMPDAHFLFYKELYIFDHVLQKIHLLTAEEDSEKSLLKMKGKINQASKPSKEISSEYLEFDSNFSQDEFEKMVLEVKAAIVAGEVFQVVLSQRFKADFDGEPFDAYRRLRLANPSPYMFYIEFGDYTIIGSSPESLISVSSGMVHVNPIAGTRPRGKTDEEDKGFEKSLLMDEKELAEHKMLVDLGRNDLGRVCEIGSIHLTEEMEIQRYQHVMHIASKVSGKLREGYTSLDALTVCLPAGTVSGAPKIRAMELINELENCKRGMYSGSIGYIGFGGDLDMALAIRTMIIKDGKAYVQAGAGIVYDSDPKTEYEETQNKARALMEVHTK; encoded by the coding sequence ATGAATAATTTGGATGAAAAAAAAATACTCCGTTTTAAAATGGACACAATTGAAGGGGATATCCACACACCCATTGCCATATTTCAGAAATTGGATGGTGACCAGAAGTTTTTATTGGAAAGTTCAAATTCGCATCATGACAACGGCCGCTACTCTTATCTAGGTTCAAAACCCTACCTGGAGGTGACATCACTTGCTGACCAAGTATATGTGAAAGACACCGAAACAGGTGACCAAATCGTAAAGAACATCAATATCATCGAGTTTCTAAAAAACGAATTATTAGTGGAAATAGGAGAGGCTCCCATGCATCTTCCTCCTTTTAACGGTGGAGCAATCGGATATATGGGCTATGATATCATTCGTCTATATGAAAATATAGGTACGGTTCCTCCTGATTCTCTGCAAATGCCTGATGCTCATTTTCTTTTTTATAAAGAATTGTATATATTCGATCATGTTCTGCAGAAGATCCATCTTTTGACTGCGGAAGAAGATAGTGAAAAAAGTTTATTGAAGATGAAGGGAAAAATCAATCAGGCAAGCAAGCCGTCAAAGGAAATATCGTCTGAATATTTGGAATTCGATTCGAATTTCAGTCAGGATGAATTCGAGAAAATGGTCCTTGAAGTCAAAGCGGCGATTGTAGCCGGTGAAGTGTTCCAAGTCGTTTTATCACAAAGGTTTAAAGCGGACTTCGATGGGGAGCCTTTCGATGCTTACCGACGTTTGCGATTAGCCAACCCGTCTCCTTATATGTTTTATATAGAATTTGGCGACTATACAATCATTGGGTCGTCTCCAGAAAGTTTAATCAGTGTTTCATCAGGAATGGTTCATGTTAATCCCATCGCCGGCACACGGCCGAGAGGGAAAACGGATGAAGAAGATAAGGGCTTCGAAAAAAGCCTGCTGATGGATGAAAAGGAACTTGCCGAGCATAAGATGCTTGTTGATTTAGGTAGGAATGATCTTGGCAGGGTTTGCGAAATAGGTTCAATCCACCTTACTGAGGAAATGGAAATTCAAAGATATCAGCATGTCATGCATATTGCTTCGAAGGTTAGCGGAAAGCTTAGGGAAGGGTACACGAGTTTAGATGCCCTTACGGTCTGCCTCCCTGCCGGAACAGTTTCAGGTGCTCCTAAAATCAGGGCAATGGAGCTGATCAATGAACTGGAAAATTGTAAACGGGGGATGTATTCGGGCTCGATAGGCTACATAGGTTTTGGAGGGGATCTTGATATGGCTTTAGCCATTCGGACGATGATCATTAAAGATGGCAAGGCCTATGTACAGGCAGGGGCTGGAATTGTATATGATTCAGATCCAAAAACGGAATATGAAGAAACACAAAATAAAGCACGCGCTTTAATGGAGGTTCACACCAAATGA
- the trpD gene encoding anthranilate phosphoribosyltransferase → MKEYLAKLAERQTLTEEEMSRAAQSLFSKDITESEMAAFIIALKLKGETAGEIASLVRVMRKEARSVQTSSFNVMDNCGTGGDGSQSFNISTASAFVLAGAGVKVAKHGNRSISSKTGSADVLEELGVNLYLEPDMLKELLEENGIAFLFAPSVHPNIARIMKVRKELKIPTIFNLIGPLTNPVQLDTQLMGINRRDMLELFAEVLHKLGRKRAVVINGAGFMDEASLQGENSLVLLEQGDIIPFTLHPEEVDLPVYGNDAIRGGDAKQNADIMIRLLKGEKGAYRDTVLLNAGLGLYAHGTAATIKKGISMAKESLDSGSALAKLENLIAFGNRNKVVM, encoded by the coding sequence GTGAAGGAATATTTAGCGAAGTTAGCAGAGCGTCAAACATTGACGGAAGAAGAGATGAGCAGAGCAGCCCAATCGTTATTTTCTAAAGATATCACCGAAAGCGAAATGGCAGCATTCATCATTGCCCTAAAACTCAAAGGGGAAACGGCAGGTGAAATAGCGAGCCTTGTCAGGGTCATGAGAAAAGAAGCAAGAAGTGTACAAACGAGCTCCTTTAATGTAATGGATAATTGCGGAACGGGAGGAGATGGATCACAAAGCTTCAATATAAGTACTGCATCGGCCTTCGTGCTGGCTGGTGCGGGTGTTAAGGTTGCCAAACATGGAAACCGTAGCATTTCAAGCAAAACGGGCAGTGCGGATGTATTGGAAGAGCTAGGTGTTAATTTGTACTTGGAGCCTGACATGTTAAAAGAACTGTTGGAGGAAAATGGGATCGCATTCTTATTTGCCCCATCGGTCCACCCTAATATTGCACGGATAATGAAAGTGAGAAAAGAACTGAAAATCCCGACGATATTTAATCTCATAGGACCTTTGACAAATCCAGTCCAACTCGATACGCAACTAATGGGAATCAATCGACGCGATATGCTCGAGCTTTTTGCGGAAGTCCTGCATAAATTAGGCAGGAAACGCGCGGTCGTGATAAATGGTGCCGGATTCATGGATGAAGCGAGCCTACAGGGTGAAAATTCACTCGTGCTTTTGGAGCAGGGGGATATTATCCCATTTACGCTGCATCCTGAAGAAGTGGATCTGCCGGTTTACGGAAATGATGCCATCCGCGGCGGTGACGCCAAACAAAATGCCGATATCATGATTAGGCTTCTCAAGGGGGAAAAAGGGGCCTATCGTGATACCGTTTTATTGAATGCTGGATTGGGATTATACGCTCATGGAACGGCAGCAACGATCAAAAAAGGTATCTCCATGGCCAAGGAAAGCCTTGATAGCGGTTCGGCTCTTGCAAAGTTAGAAAATCTGATTGCTTTTGGCAATAGAAATAAGGTGGTCATGTAA